The following proteins are encoded in a genomic region of Euzebyales bacterium:
- the tadA gene encoding tRNA adenosine(34) deaminase TadA, with amino-acid sequence MSTLTHRIWMDEALAEARAAEAHDDVPVGAVVVRDGQIIARAHNERERRQDPTAHAEMLALRAAAEVVGSWRLERCVLYVTLEPCAMCAGAVVLARVPMLVYGASDPKAGAVGSLMDLARHERLNHSATVVSGIRADECAGVLTRFFHRRRRATAATPGVDRR; translated from the coding sequence GTGAGCACGCTGACGCACCGCATCTGGATGGACGAGGCGCTGGCCGAGGCCCGTGCCGCCGAGGCCCACGACGACGTGCCGGTGGGGGCGGTCGTGGTTCGGGACGGGCAGATCATTGCCCGCGCCCACAACGAGCGGGAGCGCCGGCAGGACCCGACCGCGCACGCCGAGATGCTGGCGTTGCGGGCAGCTGCCGAGGTGGTCGGGTCGTGGCGCCTGGAGCGCTGCGTGCTGTACGTCACGCTGGAGCCGTGTGCCATGTGCGCCGGCGCGGTCGTCCTCGCACGGGTGCCGATGCTGGTCTACGGCGCCTCCGACCCCAAGGCCGGTGCCGTTGGGTCGCTGATGGACCTCGCGCGCCACGAGCGGCTCAACCACAGCGCCACGGTCGTCAGCGGCATCCGGGCGGACGAGTGCGCCGGCGTGCTCACGCGGTTCTTCCACCGTCGGCGACGCGCCACGGCGGCGACGCCCGGCGTCGACCGCCGATGA
- a CDS encoding maleylpyruvate isomerase family mycothiol-dependent enzyme: protein MTESATTRRRELCDLLSSLTLEQWTAETLCAGWDAADITAHLIVREREPWTGPGLVLGGPFADLTDRRRAAWKARGREALIGALRAGPPWPLTVAPLEGTQVVEDWIHEQDVRRGGAGLSTPPPRPGLERLLWGAARRFALRTLSVDANVVIELTDGRRRRRLQSRRRLPFATSTDAAADVTITGRVAELLLYAVGRDGAEVEVTGDAAAGSLLAASPRSV, encoded by the coding sequence ATGACCGAGTCCGCCACCACGCGCCGCCGTGAGCTGTGCGACCTTCTGTCCAGCTTGACCCTCGAGCAGTGGACGGCCGAGACGCTGTGCGCCGGCTGGGACGCCGCTGACATCACCGCCCACCTGATCGTCCGTGAGCGTGAGCCGTGGACCGGTCCCGGGCTCGTCCTCGGCGGACCGTTCGCCGACCTGACCGATCGCCGGCGGGCCGCGTGGAAGGCACGCGGGCGGGAGGCGCTGATCGGGGCGCTGCGGGCTGGTCCGCCCTGGCCGCTGACGGTCGCTCCCCTCGAGGGCACGCAGGTCGTCGAGGACTGGATCCATGAGCAGGATGTCCGCCGTGGCGGGGCCGGCCTGTCGACGCCACCGCCAAGACCCGGGCTGGAGCGCCTGCTGTGGGGTGCTGCGCGGCGCTTCGCGTTGAGGACGCTCTCGGTCGACGCCAACGTCGTGATCGAGCTCACCGACGGGCGGCGGCGCCGCCGGCTCCAGTCGCGGCGGAGGCTGCCGTTCGCGACCTCGACCGACGCCGCCGCGGATGTCACGATCACCGGTCGGGTCGCCGAGCTGCTGCTGTACGCGGTAGGCCGCGACGGCGCTGAGGTCGAGGTGACGGGCGACGCGGCGGCCGGGTCGCTGCTCGCGGCCAGCCCTCGCAGCGTCTGA
- a CDS encoding globin, producing the protein MSGEPTTVFERVGGEAAFHALVEDFYAAVEQDPVLRPHYPDDLEPGTRHLGQFLAQYFGGGPIYSRRHGHPRLRMRHAPFVITEVEALRWAQLMAGAIGRQGWPDDAAREVLAYVARAAPHMINTIRDP; encoded by the coding sequence ATGAGCGGCGAGCCCACGACCGTGTTCGAACGGGTCGGCGGCGAGGCGGCGTTCCACGCCCTTGTGGAGGACTTCTACGCGGCGGTGGAGCAGGACCCGGTGCTGCGTCCGCACTACCCCGACGACCTCGAGCCCGGCACGCGGCACTTGGGGCAGTTCCTTGCTCAGTACTTCGGTGGCGGTCCCATCTACTCGCGGCGTCACGGACACCCCCGGTTGCGCATGCGGCACGCGCCGTTCGTGATCACCGAGGTCGAGGCCCTGCGCTGGGCGCAGCTGATGGCGGGCGCGATCGGCCGTCAGGGCTGGCCCGATGACGCGGCCCGGGAGGTCCTCGCGTACGTCGCTCGCGCCGCGCCACACATGATCAACACGATCCGCGACCCCTGA